CGCGCCGCGCATCGCCACCACCGATTTTCCCCCGGCCTGCGCGACGACGACCAGCCGGTTGCGCGCCAGCACCGCGCGCGTCCCCCGCACCACAAGACCGCGCCGCGCCACCGCGTCCATCCAGTCGCTGTCGGCGGAGACGAACAGGTCCGCCTTCGCCCCCGCCGTCACCTGCCGCGCCAGCGCCGACGACGCGGCGAACGACAGCACCGGACGCGGATGCCCCGCCCTCGCCCAGGCCGTCGCCGCATCGCTCAGCGCCTCCTGCATGCTCGCCGCCGCCAGCACCAGCGGGGCGCGCGGCTGTGCCGCGGCGGGTACGACGACGATCAGAAACAGGCAGAGCAGGCGAGCCAGAAAACGCATCCCCGCGTTCTCGCACCGTATCCGCCCGGATACAAGGAAGCGTCGCCTCCAAACAACCGTTCCCCGGCGCAGGCCGGGGTCCAGTTGGGTGACGTCTCCGCATCGTTCGAGCCGGACGTAGCTGGACCCCGGCCTGCGCCGGGGTACAGATAGAGGCGGAGGCTAGCCGAAGCCGTGGACACCCGGAACGACGGGACGGCCCTACCCCTCATCCCCCATCCTGAGCGCCGCGATGAACGCCTCCTGCGGGATGCTGACGCTGCCGTACTCGCGCATCTTCAGCTTCCCCTTCTTCTGCTTCTCCAGCAGCTTGCGCTTGCGCGTCGCGTCGCCGCCATAGCATTTGGCGGTCACGTCCTTGCGCATCGCGCTGATCGTCTCGCGCGCGATCACCTTGCCGCCGATCGCCGCCTGGATCGGGATCTTGAACAGATGGCGCGGGATCAGCTCCTTCAGCCGCTCGCACATCCCGCGGCCGCGCGTCTCCGCGGTGCCGCGGTGGACGATCATCGACAGCGCGTCGACCGGCTCCTCGTTGACCAGGATGCTCATCTTGACCAGGTCGCCCTCGCGGTAGCCGACCTGGTGGTAGTCGAAGCTGGCATAGCCCTTCGACAGCGACTTCAGCCGGTCGTAGAAGTCGAAGACGACCTCGTTGAGCGGCAGCTCGTAGGTCGCCTGCGCGCGCCCGCCGACATAGGTCAGGTTCTTCTGGATGCCGCGGCGGTCCTGACACAGCTTCAGGATGCTGCCGAGATATTCGTCGGGGACGTAGATCGTCGCCTCGATCCACGGCTCGGCGATGCTCTCGATCTTGTTGGGATCGGGCATGTCGGCGGGATTGTGCAGCTCGACATGCCCGCCGCCGTGCGTCAGCTCGATCTGATAGACCACCGACGGCGCGGTGGTGATGAGGTCGAGGTCGTATTCGCGCGTCAGCCGCTCCTGGATGATCTCCAGATGCAGCAGCCCCAGGAATCCGCAGCGGAAGCCGAAGCCGAGCGCCGCCGACGTCTCCATCTCGAAGCTGAACGACGCATCGTTCAGCCGCAGCCGCGAAATGCTCTCGCGCAGCTTCTCGAAGTCGTTGGCGTCGACCGGGAACAGCCCGCAGAACACGACCGGCTGGACTTCCTTGAACCCCGGCAGCGCCTCGGCGGCGGGCTTCTTCGCGTCGGTCAGCGTGTCGCCGACGCGCGCCTGCGCCACGTCCTTGATCTGCGCGGTGATGAAGCCGATCTCGCCCGGGCCCAGGTCGTTCAGCTGCTCGATCTTGGGGCGGAAGCAGCCGACGCGGTCGATCAGGTGCGTCGTCCCGGCCTGCATGAAGGTGACCTGCTGCCCCTTCCTCAGCACGCCGTCGATCACGCGCACCAGGATCATGACGCCCAGATACGGGTCGTACCAGCTGTCGACCAGCATCGCCTTCAGCGGCGCGTTCGCGTCGCCCCGGGGCGCCGGGATCTTGCGGACGATCGCCTCCAGGATGTCGGGGATGCCGATCCCCGACTTCGCGCTCGCCAGCACCGCCTCGGACGCGTCGATGCCGATCACGTCCTCGATCTCGGTCCGGACCTTCTCGGGCTCGGCGGCGGGCAGGTCGATCTTGTTGATGACGGGCACGATCTCGTGGTCGTGCTCGATCGACTGATAGACGTTGGCCAGCGTCTGCGCCTCGACGCCCTGCGCCGCGTCGACCACCAGCAGCGCGCCCTCGCACGCCGCCAGGCTCCGCGACACCTCATAGGCGAAATCGACGTGCCCGGGCGTATCCATCAGGTTCAGCGTATAGGTCTCGCCGTCCGACGCCTTGTAGGACAGGCGCACGGTCTGCGCCTTGATGGTGATCCCGCGCTCCTTCTCGATCTCCATATTGTCGAGCACCTGCTCGCTCATCTCGCGGTCGGAGAGGCCTCCCGTGGCCTGGATCAGCCGGTCGGCGAGCGTCGACTTGCCGTGGTCGATATGCGCGATGATGGAGAAGTTGCGGATCGTGTCGAGCGAAGTGGCCATGATCCCCGCGCGCCTAGCGCAGCCGGCGCCCCGGTGCTAGGCCTTTGGCAGGACAGGCCGCGCGGGGGCGTGCGCATCGGTCCGATCGATATGGGGGAATGCCAATGAATGCACGTATCGTCGTCGCTGCGCTGCTGGGCGCCGGGCTCGTCGCCGCCGCTCCGGCGCGCGCGCAGAAGCTGGCCAAGGCGTCCAGCGGCCAGCGCCTGCAGGAACAGACCGCCGCCGACGTGCCGCACTGCCTGCGCAAGCTGGGCTCGCTGTCGATCGTCGACGGCGACGATCCGCGGCCGTGGACGCAGTACAGCCTGGCGCCGCCGTCGAAGCTGCTGAAGGTGCTGGTGCAGCGCTCGGGCTGTTTCAACCTGGTCGATCGCGGATCGGGCCTACAGGCGGCGCAACGCGAGCGCGACATCGGCGGCGGGCTGGGCCTCCAGCGCGGCTCCAACGTCGGGCAGGGGCAGATCAAGGCGGCGGATTACGTGCTGGTCGCGGAGATCCAGGGCGCGAATTCCAACGTCAGCGGCGGCGGCGCCGCGGCGGGGATCGGCGGGCTGCTGGGCGGGCGGGTCGGCGGCCTGCTGGGCGGCATCGGCAGCAAGAAGATGGAGGCGAACACCGTCCTGTCGCTCACGAACGTCCGCACGACCGAGACGATCGCGACCGAGGACGGCTATGCCGCGAAGAACAACCTGACCTTCGGCGGCGGCGGCTTCCTGGCGGTGGGCGGCGCGGTCGGCGGCGGCTACGACAATACCGACATCGGTCGCATCGTGACGCTGTCGTTCATCCAGGCGTATTCGCGCATGGTCACCAGCCTGGGCCTCGTCACGCCGGGCGACGCAGGGACGGCGCAGGCCGCACCGGCGAAGACCTTCACCGCACAGGCGCCCGTCGCGATGCGCGCCAGCGCGCTCGCCACCGCGAAGGCGATCCGCACCCTTCCCGTGGGCGCGATCGTCTATCCCACCGGCAACAGGAACGGCCTGTGGTGGGAAGTCGCCGATGAGAACGACAATGTCGGCTGGGTGCTGAACACGAAGCTGGCCCCCTCCAACTGATGCACCGCTTCGGGCGGCGTCAGCGCGCCGCCCGAAGCGCCTCCAGCGTGCGACGATAGCGGCACGCGCCCGCGCCGCTCACCGGCGCCCAGCGCACGCCGCGCCGCTCCAGCTCGCAACGCGACAGGTCGAAGAAGCGCCGCCGTTCCTCCGCACGACCGAACATCCGCGTCCCGTCCTCCACCCACGGCAGGTCGATGTCGAACAGCAGGTAGAGGTCCGCCGTCCCCTGCCAGCGGTCGAACCACGGATCGCGCGTGCCGAACATCATGTCGGCCCACACCGCGGTCATCAGCGGATCGGTGTCGAGCAGCACCGGCGCGCCACCCGACCGCGCCACCGCGGCACGGGTCTGCGCATCATGCTCCTGCGCGATGTGCACCAGGTCCGCCATCGTCATGTCGGTGCCATGCGCCTCGGCCCAGGTGCGGCCGTATTCGTCGACCACCTCCGCGCCCAGCCGGCGCGCCAGTCGCGGCGCGATCGTCGACTTGCCCGTGCTCTCCGGCCCGTGGAGGCAGATCGTCCGCCAGCTCATGCCGCGCGCCGCCACGCCAGCAGCCCCGCGACCGCCAGTCCCAGATAAACGAGGTAGAGGAGCGCGAAGAGCATCAGCCCCTTGGTGACGTAGAGCGGGATCGAGGCCAGGTCGACCGCGATCCACAACCACCAGTTTTCGACCCGGCGCTGCGCCATCAGGATCTGCGCCGCGACGCTGGCGGTCGCGATCCCGGCGTCCCACCACGGATAGGACGCGTCGGTGAAGCGGTGCATCCCCGCGCCCCACAGCACCGCCGCGATGACGATCCCGCCCAGCCACATCGCCCGCGCGCCCGGCGTCAGATACGCTACCGCCACGACGCCGGTCGTCTGCCGCGCGCTCGCCCAGTTCGCCCAGCCATACAGGTTCGCGGCGATGAAGAAGAGCTGGAGCAGCGCGTCGGAATACAGCCGCGCCTCGAACACCACGACGCCCAGCAGCGCGACCGCGACGATGCCGGTCGGGAAGGTCCACACGCTGCGCCACGCGGCCAACGCGACACAGGCGATCCCCAGCAGGGTTGCAATCCATTCCAATACCGACATGACCGCGTCCGTAGAGCCAGACGGCGGGCAAGGGAAACGCCATTGCGCGCGCCGCGTGGCAATTCGCGCCCGCACGCGGGATGACGGGCGGCGCCACCCGCTTGCCTCCTGCCCGCAACCGCTTACGATGGCAGGCAAAGGAGATGAGAGGATGCGTCACGTCGCGGTCATCGGCTCCGGGCCGGCGGGCTATTATACCGCGGAGGCCTGCCAGAAGGCGTTCGGCGATGCGGTGCGCGTCGACATCATCGACAAGCTGCCGGTCCCGTTCGGGCTGATCCGCTCCGGCGTCGCCCCCGATCACCAGTCGATCAAGGGCGTCAGCCGCCGGTACGAGGCGACCGCGCTCAGCGACAACGTCCGCTTCGTCGGCCATGTCAGCGTCGGGACCGACGTGACGATCCCCGAACTGCTCGATCGCTACGACGCGGTCGTGCTCGCCACCGGCGCGCCGCAGGACCGCCCGCTCGGCATCCCCGGCGCCGACCTCCCTGGGGTCGTCGGATCGGCGGCGTTCGTCGGATGGTACAACGGCCATCCCGATCATGCCGCGCTCGCCCCAGCCCTGTCGGGGCCGGGTGCGGTGGTGATCGGTGCGGGCAACGTCGCGCTCGACGTGGCGCGCATCCTCGCAAAGACCGCCGACGAGTTCGCCGGCTCGGACATCGTCACACACGCGCTCGATGCGCTGTCGATCCAGTCGAGCGAGGCGATCACCATCGTCGCGCGCCGCGGCCCGCACCAGATCGCGATGACGCCGAAGGAACTCGCCGAACTGGCGCATCTGTCGCGCGCGCTGCCCGTCGTCGATCCCGCCGATCTGCCGCCGGGCGCGGACGATGCGGTGCTGGACCCCGGCACGCGCAAAGCGGTGGCGCATCTGCGCGCCTTCGCCGATCACCCGCGCGCCGGCGACGATGCGAAGACCGTGCCGATCGTCTTCGACTTCTTCGCGCAGCCGGTCGCGATCGAGGGCGACGGGCGCGTCGAGCGCGTCATCGTCGAGCGCACCCGCCTCGACGAGCAGGGCCGCGCGATC
The sequence above is drawn from the Sphingomonas adhaesiva genome and encodes:
- the lepA gene encoding translation elongation factor 4, encoding MATSLDTIRNFSIIAHIDHGKSTLADRLIQATGGLSDREMSEQVLDNMEIEKERGITIKAQTVRLSYKASDGETYTLNLMDTPGHVDFAYEVSRSLAACEGALLVVDAAQGVEAQTLANVYQSIEHDHEIVPVINKIDLPAAEPEKVRTEIEDVIGIDASEAVLASAKSGIGIPDILEAIVRKIPAPRGDANAPLKAMLVDSWYDPYLGVMILVRVIDGVLRKGQQVTFMQAGTTHLIDRVGCFRPKIEQLNDLGPGEIGFITAQIKDVAQARVGDTLTDAKKPAAEALPGFKEVQPVVFCGLFPVDANDFEKLRESISRLRLNDASFSFEMETSAALGFGFRCGFLGLLHLEIIQERLTREYDLDLITTAPSVVYQIELTHGGGHVELHNPADMPDPNKIESIAEPWIEATIYVPDEYLGSILKLCQDRRGIQKNLTYVGGRAQATYELPLNEVVFDFYDRLKSLSKGYASFDYHQVGYREGDLVKMSILVNEEPVDALSMIVHRGTAETRGRGMCERLKELIPRHLFKIPIQAAIGGKVIARETISAMRKDVTAKCYGGDATRKRKLLEKQKKGKLKMREYGSVSIPQEAFIAALRMGDEG
- a CDS encoding CsgG/HfaB family protein is translated as MNARIVVAALLGAGLVAAAPARAQKLAKASSGQRLQEQTAADVPHCLRKLGSLSIVDGDDPRPWTQYSLAPPSKLLKVLVQRSGCFNLVDRGSGLQAAQRERDIGGGLGLQRGSNVGQGQIKAADYVLVAEIQGANSNVSGGGAAAGIGGLLGGRVGGLLGGIGSKKMEANTVLSLTNVRTTETIATEDGYAAKNNLTFGGGGFLAVGGAVGGGYDNTDIGRIVTLSFIQAYSRMVTSLGLVTPGDAGTAQAAPAKTFTAQAPVAMRASALATAKAIRTLPVGAIVYPTGNRNGLWWEVADENDNVGWVLNTKLAPSN
- a CDS encoding ATP-binding protein; protein product: MSWRTICLHGPESTGKSTIAPRLARRLGAEVVDEYGRTWAEAHGTDMTMADLVHIAQEHDAQTRAAVARSGGAPVLLDTDPLMTAVWADMMFGTRDPWFDRWQGTADLYLLFDIDLPWVEDGTRMFGRAEERRRFFDLSRCELERRGVRWAPVSGAGACRYRRTLEALRAAR
- the pnuC gene encoding nicotinamide riboside transporter PnuC → MSVLEWIATLLGIACVALAAWRSVWTFPTGIVAVALLGVVVFEARLYSDALLQLFFIAANLYGWANWASARQTTGVVAVAYLTPGARAMWLGGIVIAAVLWGAGMHRFTDASYPWWDAGIATASVAAQILMAQRRVENWWLWIAVDLASIPLYVTKGLMLFALLYLVYLGLAVAGLLAWRRAA
- a CDS encoding FAD-dependent oxidoreductase, giving the protein MRHVAVIGSGPAGYYTAEACQKAFGDAVRVDIIDKLPVPFGLIRSGVAPDHQSIKGVSRRYEATALSDNVRFVGHVSVGTDVTIPELLDRYDAVVLATGAPQDRPLGIPGADLPGVVGSAAFVGWYNGHPDHAALAPALSGPGAVVIGAGNVALDVARILAKTADEFAGSDIVTHALDALSIQSSEAITIVARRGPHQIAMTPKELAELAHLSRALPVVDPADLPPGADDAVLDPGTRKAVAHLRAFADHPRAGDDAKTVPIVFDFFAQPVAIEGDGRVERVIVERTRLDEQGRAIATGETYAIPAQLVVSCIGYQTPRVDGVPYDEKLGRFANDEGRIAPGLYAVGWARRGPTGTIGTNRPDGFLIADHIAADTTGDSGKQGRPALDALLAARGVDVVTFRDWQNIEKAEIANARDGAPREKFTGVDAMLEARK